A single window of Chlamydia ibidis 10-1398/6 DNA harbors:
- the sctV gene encoding type III secretion system export apparatus subunit SctV, translated as MNKLLNFVSRTFGGDAALNMINRSSDLLLALWMIGVVLMIILPLPPAIVDLMITINLAVSVFLLMVALYIPSALQLSVFPSLLLITTMFRLGINISSSRQILLKAYAGHVIQAFGDFVVGGNYVVGFIIFLIITIIQFIVVTKGAERVAEVAARFRLDAMPGKQMAIDADLRAGMIDAQQARDKRAMIQKESELYGAMDGAMKFIKGDVIAGIVISLINIVGGLTIGVAMHGMDLAQAAHVYTLLSIGDGLVSQIPSLLISLTAGIVTTRVSSDKNTNLGKEITSQLVKEPRALLLAAAATLGVGFFKGFPLWSFAILAVLFATLGLILLAKKNSGSKQGASASTTVGAAGDSAAMAGDNPDDYSLTLPVILELGKDLSKLIQIRTKSGQSFIDDMIPKMRQALYQDIGIRYPGIHVRTDSPSLEGYDYMILLNEVPYVRGKIPPHHVLTNEVEDNLARYNLPFITYKNAAGLPSAWVSDDAKTILEKAAIKYWTPLEVIILHLSYFFHRNSQEFLGIQEVRSMIEFMERSFPDLVKEVTRLIPLQKLTEIFKRLVQEQISIKDLRTILESLSEWAQTEKDTVLLTEYVRSSLKLYISFKFSQGQSAISVYLLDPEIEEMIRGAIKQTSAGSYLALDPDSVNLILKSMRNTITPTPPGGQPPVLLTAIDVRRYVRKLIETEFPDIAVISYQEILPEIRIQPLGRIQIF; from the coding sequence ATGAACAAGCTACTTAATTTCGTTAGTAGAACCTTTGGAGGAGATGCAGCTCTAAACATGATCAATAGATCAAGTGATCTCCTCCTAGCTTTGTGGATGATTGGCGTGGTCTTGATGATCATTTTGCCTCTTCCCCCTGCTATTGTTGACTTAATGATTACTATTAACTTAGCAGTATCTGTCTTCCTGCTAATGGTAGCCTTATACATCCCTAGTGCGTTACAATTATCGGTTTTCCCTTCATTGTTGCTAATCACAACAATGTTCCGGTTGGGTATTAATATTTCCTCTTCGAGGCAAATCTTACTCAAAGCATACGCAGGCCATGTCATCCAAGCATTTGGAGACTTCGTAGTTGGAGGTAACTATGTGGTCGGATTCATCATCTTTTTGATCATTACTATCATTCAGTTTATCGTGGTTACCAAAGGTGCTGAGCGTGTCGCCGAAGTTGCTGCGCGTTTCCGGTTAGATGCTATGCCTGGTAAGCAAATGGCAATCGACGCAGATTTACGTGCGGGAATGATTGATGCTCAACAAGCTCGTGACAAACGCGCAATGATCCAAAAGGAAAGTGAACTTTATGGAGCCATGGACGGTGCTATGAAGTTCATTAAAGGGGACGTTATCGCAGGGATTGTGATTTCTTTGATCAATATTGTAGGCGGGCTCACAATTGGAGTAGCCATGCATGGCATGGACTTAGCACAAGCTGCCCACGTTTACACCCTATTATCCATTGGAGACGGTTTAGTATCTCAAATCCCGTCACTACTAATCTCATTAACTGCTGGTATCGTCACAACACGTGTATCAAGCGATAAGAATACCAATCTGGGTAAAGAAATTACTTCGCAGTTAGTTAAAGAACCTAGGGCCTTACTACTAGCAGCAGCAGCAACTTTAGGCGTGGGTTTCTTCAAAGGATTCCCTTTATGGTCATTTGCTATCCTAGCTGTTCTATTCGCCACTCTAGGCCTTATCCTTTTAGCTAAGAAGAATAGTGGTAGCAAACAAGGAGCATCAGCATCAACAACTGTTGGCGCAGCTGGAGATAGTGCTGCTATGGCTGGAGATAATCCTGATGACTACTCCTTGACACTCCCAGTTATTTTAGAGCTAGGGAAAGATCTATCTAAGCTAATCCAGATACGCACAAAATCTGGTCAAAGCTTTATTGATGATATGATCCCTAAAATGCGTCAAGCTCTCTACCAAGACATAGGCATTCGCTATCCGGGTATTCATGTGCGCACTGATTCTCCTTCACTAGAAGGATATGATTATATGATTCTTCTAAATGAAGTTCCGTATGTACGTGGTAAAATTCCTCCACATCACGTCCTTACTAATGAGGTAGAAGATAATCTTGCAAGATATAACTTGCCCTTCATTACTTATAAAAACGCTGCTGGTCTGCCCTCAGCTTGGGTCAGTGATGATGCTAAAACTATTTTGGAAAAAGCTGCCATCAAATACTGGACCCCTTTAGAAGTAATTATCTTACACTTATCTTACTTCTTCCATAGAAATTCTCAAGAGTTCCTAGGAATTCAAGAAGTTCGCTCTATGATAGAATTTATGGAACGGTCCTTCCCTGATTTGGTGAAAGAAGTTACACGTCTGATCCCGCTACAAAAACTAACAGAAATTTTCAAACGCTTAGTTCAAGAGCAAATTTCTATCAAAGATTTGAGAACAATCCTAGAATCTCTTAGCGAATGGGCACAAACTGAAAAAGATACTGTCCTATTAACAGAGTATGTGCGTTCCTCCTTGAAGTTATATATTAGCTTTAAATTTTCACAGGGACAATCTGCCATTTCTGTTTATTTATTAGATCCAGAAATTGAGGAGATGATTCGGGGTGCTATTAAACAAACTTCTGCTGGCTCCTATCTTGCATTAGATCCCGATTCCGTAAATCTAATCTTAAAATCTATGAGAAATACAATTACGCCAACACCTCCTGGAGGACAACCTCCAGTCTTATTGACAGCAATTGACGTAAGACGATATGTAAGGAAATTGATAGAAACTGAGTTCCCTGACATCGCTGTGATTTCTTATCAGGAAATACTTCCGGAAATTCGAATCCAGCCATTAGGAAGAATTCAAATTTTCTAG
- a CDS encoding 4-alpha-glucanotransferase, whose amino-acid sequence MTSLSKALRYIQDSPARHAWQTVGILPKHGICVPLFSLHTENSCGIGEFLDLIPLIEWCKQHKFQIIQLLPLNDTGEDTSPYNSISSVALNPMHLSLTALPYVQDVSYANIKLKRMQQLCSLPYVHYHAVKTAKWDFLRSYYRLAKARKLNYEQFEIFKEKERYWLAPYCLFRTIKARLHGAPINTWPTHFTDINNFAQLQERFSEDTTFFAYLQYLCFEQMIQVRKCADSEKILLMGDLPILISKDSCDVWYHRSFFCSSNSVGAPPDLYNHAGQNWHLPVYNRDNLAKDSYKWWKSRLRYAENFYSLYRIDHIVGLFRLWIWDKKGNGRFDPEHPKDYLPQGIDLLSQLLRSSRMLPIGEDLGSIPDDIKKNLEQLAVCGTRIPRWERRWSEDGGFIPMDQYSPLSVTALSTHDSDTLSLWWRHSPSEARLFAKFLDIPFSHTLSAEHQAYILQCSHHSSSIFHINLLNDYLAMCPDLVSKDLKYERINLPGKVSKNNWVYRVKPSLKEMAKHEALNTYINYILSNS is encoded by the coding sequence ATGACCTCTCTATCTAAGGCTTTACGTTATATTCAAGATTCACCAGCTAGACACGCTTGGCAAACAGTGGGTATTCTTCCAAAACATGGAATATGCGTTCCCTTATTTTCACTCCATACAGAAAACAGTTGTGGAATTGGGGAATTTTTAGACCTTATTCCACTAATCGAATGGTGTAAACAACACAAGTTCCAGATTATCCAGTTGCTCCCCCTAAACGATACTGGAGAAGATACTAGCCCATATAATAGCATATCCTCTGTAGCTTTAAACCCCATGCATTTATCGCTAACTGCTCTTCCTTATGTTCAAGATGTGTCTTATGCGAATATTAAACTTAAGCGCATGCAACAGCTATGTAGTCTGCCCTATGTACATTATCATGCAGTTAAAACAGCGAAATGGGATTTCCTGCGTAGTTACTATCGCTTGGCAAAAGCACGAAAATTAAATTATGAACAGTTTGAAATTTTTAAAGAAAAAGAGAGATATTGGCTAGCACCTTATTGCCTTTTTCGAACTATCAAAGCTCGTCTCCACGGAGCCCCAATTAACACTTGGCCCACACACTTTACAGATATAAATAATTTCGCGCAGTTGCAAGAACGATTCTCTGAAGATACCACATTTTTTGCATATTTACAGTACCTGTGCTTCGAACAAATGATTCAGGTAAGAAAATGTGCAGATTCAGAAAAAATATTGCTGATGGGTGACTTACCTATCTTAATTAGTAAAGATAGTTGTGACGTATGGTATCACAGAAGTTTTTTTTGTTCTTCTAACTCTGTAGGAGCACCTCCGGACTTATACAACCATGCAGGACAAAATTGGCACCTACCTGTGTATAACAGAGATAACCTAGCGAAAGATAGTTATAAATGGTGGAAATCTAGACTAAGATATGCTGAAAACTTTTATTCTTTATACCGGATTGATCATATTGTAGGGTTATTTCGTCTTTGGATATGGGATAAGAAAGGTAACGGCAGATTTGATCCAGAACATCCCAAGGATTACCTACCACAGGGTATAGATCTGCTATCACAGTTGCTTCGTTCTTCAAGAATGCTTCCTATAGGGGAAGATTTAGGTAGTATTCCTGATGATATTAAAAAAAATTTAGAGCAACTAGCGGTATGCGGGACACGCATCCCTAGATGGGAACGTAGATGGTCTGAAGACGGTGGCTTTATTCCAATGGACCAATATTCTCCCCTATCTGTTACTGCTCTATCCACGCATGATTCTGATACTCTATCTCTATGGTGGCGTCATTCTCCCTCTGAGGCTCGGCTTTTTGCAAAATTTTTAGATATACCATTCTCCCATACGCTGTCTGCAGAACATCAAGCCTATATTCTCCAGTGTTCGCACCATTCTTCTTCAATATTTCATATTAACTTATTAAACGATTACTTAGCCATGTGCCCAGACTTAGTCTCTAAGGATCTCAAATATGAAAGAATTAATTTACCAGGAAAGGTATCAAAAAATAATTGGGTATATAGAGTAAAGCCCTCTTTAAAGGAAATGGCAAAACATGAGGCTCTTAACACATATATTAATTATATTCTTTCCAATAGCTAA
- a CDS encoding CesT family type III secretion system chaperone, translating to MQNQFEQLLESLGSLLHTSLSPDKNHACLIRFSDSQVPVQLEEDGSTGNLAVGTILGLLPDNVFRERIFKAALSVNASPQSNIKGILGYGEISQQLFLSDILDMNYLDGDKLFQYLTLFSLHAKIWMQALETGNLPDLHVLGMYHL from the coding sequence ATGCAAAATCAATTCGAACAACTTCTGGAATCGTTAGGCTCTTTATTACATACTTCGTTATCTCCAGATAAGAATCATGCTTGCCTAATTCGTTTTAGTGATTCTCAAGTGCCCGTACAATTGGAAGAAGATGGTAGTACTGGGAACCTGGCTGTTGGAACGATCTTAGGCCTTCTTCCTGATAACGTATTTAGAGAAAGGATATTTAAGGCTGCTTTATCCGTGAATGCTTCCCCTCAGTCAAATATTAAAGGTATACTAGGTTATGGGGAGATATCACAACAACTGTTCTTATCAGACATTCTTGATATGAATTATCTCGATGGAGATAAGTTATTCCAGTATCTTACTTTATTTTCACTACATGCAAAAATTTGGATGCAAGCTTTAGAAACTGGCAATCTTCCAGATTTACATGTCTTGGGAATGTACCACCTCTAG
- the ychF gene encoding redox-regulated ATPase YchF — protein MAHTECGIVGLPNVGKSGLFNALTGAQVASCNYPFCTIDPNIGIVPVIDDRLDTLAKISHSQKVIYADMKFVDIAGLVKGASDGAGLGNRFLSHIRETHAIAHVVRCFENDDITHVSGKIDPEEDINVINLELIFSDFSSATSIYSKLSKLSKGKKEEGQVLLTLDKVIAHLEKEQPVRTLNLSLEEKTLLKPYPLLTSKPMLYVANISESSIGSDDNAYVSIVRRIAEKERAQVVPICVQIEEEIMSLPEDERHDFLISLGLEESGLNRLVCSAYNTLGLISYFTTGPQETRAWTIPTGSTAAEAAGQIHSDIQKGFIRAEVITLEDMIAHQGRLGVREAGKLRSEGRDYIVQDGDIILFLHN, from the coding sequence ATGGCACATACGGAGTGTGGGATTGTAGGGCTGCCTAATGTAGGCAAGTCTGGGTTGTTTAATGCGCTTACAGGAGCTCAAGTTGCGTCTTGTAATTATCCTTTTTGCACTATTGATCCTAACATCGGGATTGTTCCTGTTATAGACGACCGTTTAGATACATTAGCTAAGATTAGCCATAGTCAGAAAGTCATCTATGCTGATATGAAGTTCGTCGATATTGCTGGTTTGGTCAAAGGAGCATCGGATGGAGCAGGGCTAGGCAATCGTTTTCTATCGCATATTCGAGAAACGCATGCTATTGCTCACGTAGTTCGTTGTTTTGAAAATGATGACATTACGCATGTATCTGGTAAGATAGATCCTGAAGAGGATATCAATGTGATAAATCTTGAGTTGATTTTCTCTGATTTTTCCTCAGCGACAAGTATTTACAGTAAGTTATCAAAATTATCAAAAGGTAAGAAGGAAGAAGGACAAGTTCTGCTTACTTTGGATAAGGTAATAGCTCACTTAGAAAAAGAGCAGCCAGTACGTACATTAAATTTATCTCTTGAAGAAAAGACTCTTCTAAAACCTTATCCTTTACTAACATCAAAGCCTATGCTGTATGTAGCAAATATCAGCGAAAGTTCCATAGGAAGTGATGATAATGCTTATGTATCTATAGTTCGTCGAATAGCAGAAAAGGAAAGAGCTCAAGTAGTTCCTATATGCGTACAAATAGAGGAAGAAATCATGTCTTTACCAGAAGACGAAAGACATGATTTTCTTATTAGTCTAGGTTTAGAAGAATCAGGACTGAATAGATTGGTTTGTTCTGCTTATAATACTTTAGGATTGATTTCCTACTTTACTACTGGGCCTCAAGAAACTAGAGCGTGGACTATTCCTACAGGTTCTACAGCAGCAGAAGCTGCAGGTCAAATTCATTCTGATATACAGAAGGGATTTATTCGAGCTGAAGTTATTACTCTTGAGGATATGATAGCTCATCAGGGACGATTAGGAGTCCGCGAGGCAGGGAAGTTGCGGTCAGAAGGTAGGGATTACATCGTTCAAGATGGCGATATCATACTGTTTTTACATAACTAG
- the sctU gene encoding type III secretion system export apparatus subunit SctU: MGEKTEKATPKRLRDARKKGQVAKSQDFPSAVTFIVSMFMAFSLSSFFFKHLGSFLVSIFKEAPLNHDPRVTLYYLHNCLILILTTSLPLLGAVGFVGIIVGFLVVGPTFSTEVFKPDLKKFNPIDNLKQKFKIKTLIELLKSVFKIFGAALILYITIKNRVPLIIETAGASPLTTAIIFKQVLYKAVTSIGIFFLVVAVLDLVYQRHNFAKELKMEKFEVKQEFKDTEGNPEIKGRRRQIAQEIAYEDPSSQIKHASAVVSNPKDIAVAIGYMPEKYKAPWIIAMGINLRAKRILQEAERYGIPIMRNVPLAHQLWDEGKELKFIPESTYEAIGEILLYITSLNAQNPDNKNINQPDTL; the protein is encoded by the coding sequence ATGGGTGAAAAAACAGAAAAGGCAACGCCTAAACGTCTAAGAGACGCTAGAAAAAAAGGCCAGGTAGCAAAATCCCAAGATTTTCCCTCTGCCGTTACTTTCATCGTATCGATGTTTATGGCGTTTTCTCTATCCTCGTTTTTTTTTAAGCATTTAGGAAGTTTTTTGGTGTCTATTTTTAAGGAGGCCCCCCTAAATCATGATCCTAGGGTTACTCTATATTACCTTCATAACTGTTTAATTTTAATCTTAACTACGTCTCTTCCTTTGCTAGGCGCCGTAGGATTTGTAGGGATTATTGTTGGTTTTCTAGTAGTTGGCCCAACATTTTCTACAGAGGTTTTTAAGCCGGATTTAAAGAAATTTAACCCTATTGATAATCTAAAACAAAAATTTAAAATTAAAACACTCATTGAACTTCTGAAGTCAGTATTCAAAATTTTTGGTGCCGCGCTCATCTTGTATATTACGATAAAAAATCGAGTTCCTCTCATTATAGAAACAGCCGGAGCATCTCCTCTAACTACTGCCATTATCTTTAAGCAGGTACTTTATAAAGCAGTAACATCTATAGGCATTTTTTTCTTAGTTGTTGCTGTTCTAGACCTAGTGTATCAAAGACACAACTTTGCTAAAGAATTAAAAATGGAAAAGTTTGAGGTTAAACAAGAATTCAAAGATACAGAAGGTAACCCAGAAATTAAAGGACGTCGGCGTCAGATTGCTCAAGAAATTGCTTATGAAGACCCCTCTTCTCAAATCAAACACGCGAGTGCTGTCGTTTCGAACCCAAAAGATATTGCAGTAGCTATCGGCTACATGCCTGAGAAATATAAAGCTCCTTGGATTATTGCGATGGGAATTAATTTAAGAGCAAAACGGATCTTACAAGAAGCTGAAAGATATGGTATTCCGATTATGAGGAATGTTCCTTTAGCTCATCAACTTTGGGATGAAGGAAAAGAGTTGAAGTTTATTCCAGAATCAACGTATGAAGCTATTGGAGAAATCCTTCTCTACATCACTTCCCTGAACGCGCAAAATCCTGACAATAAAAATATTAACCAACCCGATACTCTATAA
- a CDS encoding bifunctional riboflavin kinase/FAD synthetase, with translation MEISYSLSSPNYVIDSVTIGFFDGCHLGHRRLLSRLSSYEGKSGVITFDIHPQTLLSSSSPMLITTIKEKLAIFANLSVDHTFVLPFTREFANQSAEEFLSLIHNTLRCKRLILGYDSRFGKDGLGNITSLCPLATILNIELMKIPPYYVDGEIVSSKKIREFLSRGDLVKANAFLGYPYQYSGEVIQGKRIGRCLGVPTINIQQQSALLPHGVYACEVVHKATYYQGIMNLGLAPTVQREGLVLEAHLFEFSGNLYGERVTVIPRKFIRAEQTFASKESLKQAMLKDTKVAKSFFNSPSYVKTV, from the coding sequence ATGGAAATATCCTATAGCTTATCGTCCCCTAATTATGTAATTGACTCGGTAACTATAGGTTTTTTTGACGGCTGTCATTTAGGACATAGGCGCCTGCTGTCTCGTCTTTCGTCTTATGAAGGGAAAAGCGGGGTTATCACTTTTGATATTCATCCCCAAACATTACTATCCTCTTCTTCCCCTATGTTAATTACCACAATCAAAGAGAAACTTGCTATTTTTGCAAATTTGTCTGTTGATCATACGTTTGTTCTCCCTTTCACTAGAGAATTTGCTAATCAATCGGCTGAAGAATTCCTTTCGTTAATACATAATACACTGCGTTGTAAACGCCTAATACTAGGATATGACTCGCGTTTTGGCAAAGATGGTTTAGGCAATATAACAAGCCTATGCCCCCTAGCGACGATATTAAATATAGAATTAATGAAAATCCCCCCATATTATGTAGACGGTGAAATCGTTTCTAGTAAGAAAATTAGAGAATTTCTGTCCCGAGGAGATCTAGTGAAGGCTAATGCTTTCTTAGGCTACCCTTATCAATATTCAGGAGAGGTAATACAAGGGAAACGTATAGGAAGGTGCTTAGGAGTTCCTACTATTAATATTCAGCAACAATCAGCTCTCTTGCCTCATGGGGTATATGCTTGTGAAGTTGTCCACAAAGCAACATACTATCAAGGTATAATGAACCTGGGATTAGCGCCGACCGTACAACGGGAAGGATTAGTTCTAGAAGCCCACTTATTTGAATTTTCTGGCAATTTATACGGAGAAAGAGTCACCGTTATTCCAAGGAAATTTATAAGAGCAGAACAAACTTTCGCCTCAAAAGAATCTCTAAAACAGGCTATGCTCAAAGATACTAAAGTAGCAAAATCGTTCTTTAACTCTCCTAGTTATGTAAAAACAGTATGA
- the sctW gene encoding type III secretion system gatekeeper subunit SctW gives MSASGGAGGLGGAQSVNVAQVQAAAAKADAQEVVASQEQSDISMIKDSQDLANPAAATRTRKKEDKFKTLESRKKSATSKSDKKTETTGDKQDADLADKYTENNAEISAQDLRSLRDSLRDDSSSDDILDLVQSKFSDPTLQSIALDYLVQTTPSSQGALKDALIQAREQHTTQNRQAVVGGRNILFASQEYAEALNISAPGLRELYLNVTSDFHSCEQLLNMLQTSYTFSEMSTISSFLLKGMAADLKSEGSSVPAPKLQVMMSETRNLQAVISSYHFFEDQLPHMISSLKSEGAAYPEELKFDKVADTFHKIINDKFPTASKIERTCRELIGDDVDSLTSVLNLFFRALRGTSSRLFGSADKRQQLGTMFANALDSVNINNEDYPKATDFPKPYPWS, from the coding sequence ATGTCTGCATCTGGTGGAGCTGGTGGCTTAGGTGGGGCGCAGTCCGTCAATGTTGCCCAAGTTCAAGCAGCTGCAGCGAAAGCAGATGCCCAAGAAGTAGTCGCAAGCCAAGAGCAATCTGATATCAGTATGATTAAAGATTCCCAGGATTTAGCAAATCCAGCTGCAGCTACAAGAACTAGAAAAAAAGAAGATAAGTTTAAAACATTAGAGTCTCGTAAAAAATCTGCAACATCGAAATCTGATAAAAAAACAGAAACTACTGGAGATAAGCAAGACGCAGATCTTGCTGACAAATATACAGAAAATAATGCGGAAATTTCTGCGCAAGATTTACGCAGCCTTCGTGATTCTCTGAGAGACGATTCGTCCAGTGATGATATATTGGATCTCGTACAGTCAAAGTTTTCAGATCCTACTTTACAAAGTATTGCTCTTGACTATTTGGTTCAAACTACGCCGTCTTCTCAAGGAGCTCTTAAAGATGCTTTAATACAGGCTAGAGAACAGCATACTACACAGAATCGACAAGCTGTAGTAGGAGGACGCAATATTCTGTTTGCTTCTCAGGAATATGCTGAAGCTTTAAATATTTCTGCTCCAGGACTTAGAGAACTTTATCTCAACGTTACTTCAGATTTCCATTCCTGTGAACAATTACTAAACATGTTGCAGACCAGCTATACTTTTTCAGAAATGAGTACAATCTCATCATTTCTACTGAAAGGTATGGCTGCCGATCTAAAGTCTGAAGGTAGTTCTGTTCCGGCACCTAAACTACAAGTTATGATGTCCGAAACAAGGAACCTGCAAGCTGTTATTTCCTCATACCATTTCTTTGAAGATCAACTACCTCATATGATAAGTTCCTTAAAATCTGAAGGTGCTGCTTATCCAGAAGAGTTAAAGTTTGACAAGGTTGCTGATACATTTCATAAGATTATAAATGACAAGTTTCCAACTGCTTCAAAGATAGAGCGCACCTGTAGAGAACTTATTGGTGATGATGTCGATTCTTTAACCTCGGTTCTTAATTTATTCTTTAGAGCTTTACGAGGCACCTCATCACGATTATTCGGCTCAGCAGATAAGCGTCAGCAGTTAGGAACTATGTTTGCTAATGCTCTTGACTCAGTTAACATTAACAATGAGGATTATCCGAAAGCTACGGATTTCCCTAAACCATATCCTTGGTCATAA
- the truB gene encoding tRNA pseudouridine(55) synthase TruB: MEVATELKEGILLVDKPQGRTSFSLIRALTRLIRVKKIGHAGTLDPFATGVMVMLIGRKFTRLSDVLLFEDKEYAAVAHLGTTTDSYDCDGKIVGRSKKIPTLDEILKAAEYFQGEIQQVPPMFSAKKVHGKKLYEYARQGLTIERRCSTVQVSLQITNYQYPLLHFSVQCSKGTYIRSIAHELGNMLGCGAYLEELRRLRSGTFCIDQCISGCLLDRPDFDISPHLRDANGNIL, encoded by the coding sequence ATGGAAGTTGCAACAGAACTTAAAGAAGGCATTCTTCTTGTAGATAAGCCGCAAGGAAGGACGTCTTTTAGTCTCATTCGTGCGTTAACACGTCTTATTCGTGTTAAAAAGATTGGTCATGCGGGTACTCTAGACCCCTTTGCTACGGGTGTCATGGTCATGTTGATTGGTAGAAAATTTACTCGATTATCTGATGTTTTGTTGTTTGAAGATAAAGAGTACGCAGCAGTAGCTCATCTCGGCACTACGACAGATTCATATGATTGTGATGGGAAGATTGTAGGAAGATCTAAAAAGATTCCTACTCTTGACGAAATCTTGAAAGCTGCAGAGTATTTTCAAGGAGAGATTCAGCAAGTTCCTCCCATGTTTTCAGCAAAAAAAGTTCATGGCAAGAAATTATATGAGTATGCTCGTCAAGGACTCACTATAGAACGACGTTGTTCTACTGTTCAAGTCAGTTTACAAATTACTAATTATCAATATCCTCTCCTTCATTTTTCTGTGCAATGTAGTAAAGGTACTTATATTCGTAGCATTGCCCATGAATTAGGTAATATGTTGGGTTGTGGAGCCTATTTAGAAGAGCTACGTCGTTTACGTAGTGGAACTTTTTGTATAGATCAATGTATAAGTGGGTGTCTGTTGGACCGACCGGATTTTGATATATCTCCTCACCTCCGAGATGCAAATGGAAATATCCTATAG
- the rbfA gene encoding 30S ribosome-binding factor RbfA → MTENRRIKKVNSLLREAIADVILKDVKHPKISNRWITVTRVVLSKDLHLARVYVSIMPHENSQEETLDALKASSGYIACKASKGVVLKYFPELVFYLEDIFSPQDHIESLLLKIREQDKN, encoded by the coding sequence ATGACAGAAAACAGACGCATAAAGAAAGTTAACTCCCTGCTTCGTGAAGCCATTGCGGACGTCATCTTAAAAGATGTCAAGCATCCTAAGATTTCTAACCGCTGGATCACCGTGACTAGAGTGGTTTTGTCCAAAGATTTACATTTAGCACGTGTATATGTCTCCATTATGCCTCATGAGAACAGTCAAGAGGAAACTTTAGATGCTTTAAAAGCTTCGTCTGGATATATCGCTTGCAAAGCGTCTAAGGGGGTAGTTTTGAAGTACTTCCCTGAGCTTGTTTTTTATTTGGAAGATATTTTTTCTCCTCAAGACCATATAGAAAGCTTACTTTTGAAGATTCGTGAACAAGATAAGAACTGA
- the rpmB gene encoding 50S ribosomal protein L28, which translates to MSRKCALTGKRPRRGYSYTIRGIAKKKKGIGLKVTGKTKRRFLPNMITKRLWSSEEKRFLKLKISASALRLIDKLGLEKVVAQAKSKGL; encoded by the coding sequence ATGTCAAGAAAGTGTGCACTTACTGGAAAAAGGCCTCGTCGTGGCTATAGCTATACAATCCGAGGTATTGCAAAGAAGAAGAAAGGGATTGGCTTGAAAGTCACAGGAAAAACTAAAAGACGTTTTCTTCCTAATATGATCACTAAAAGATTGTGGTCTTCAGAAGAGAAGCGATTCCTCAAGCTTAAGATTTCCGCTTCAGCCCTACGCCTTATTGATAAACTCGGTTTAGAGAAGGTTGTAGCGCAAGCAAAAAGCAAAGGCCTCTAA